The genomic window TTTCAGAGACCATTTTATTGACATCCTCTGGCAATGACTCTATTCCGTTAGTGCCAAGGATAGAACCCGCTCGGATAACCCATAGAAATGGTTGGTTGCTATTACACAACCCCCAAGACATCTCCAAAACTTCCTTGGTTTCCATTTGACCAAGTGTTCCTATGCTTATGTATATCACTGACTTTGGTTTCTGCTTGTTCAGCCATTCAATGCAGCTCCTGTCCTCTTCAAGTAAACTAGAAGGTGATGAATCTGTCATGTGAAGAGGGCCTAATGGATACACAGAAATTCCTACTTTTTGTTCCAGCCATGACAGAGACGAGCTCTCTAGACAGCTCACCGTGTTGATGATAACAGCTGAAGCTGTTCTTTTGTTGGCTACTTCCCTACAGAGCTCAAAAAATCGATCTAGTGGCCCCATTCCTGAAGTCGGTAGGTCTTTGTATCGTAATGGATACAAATTTTCCACCACCTTGTCTTGCATATCAGGATCTGcaaagttgaaaaaaacaaataccaaGGTTAAGTTAAAAGAGTGATCATTTCAAGATTGGTTATTAAGCTTGTTTTGGTTACCTTCCATGTCAAGCAAGAACTTGTCTGCATTGAGTTAGCTAATTACACAACGTGAAACGTAATTTGCAGCACTTTGAGTGCTGAATATGACACTAGGAATGCTGAACTCCTTAGCTGCAGCTCCACAGAAGTACATGTACTCGTCGTAAATGATACATGCAATATCATTGCCTTGTTGTAGCAACAACTGACTTATACAGTCCTTGAAGCTTGCCTCGCTTGTTTTGTTGAGCGTTATCATAGACTCGATTCCTCCGAGTTTCTCGAATTCAGACTCTGGTAAGCTTTCTTTTATGGTGACAAACTGAAAACCAGGGAAGTGTTGAGAAGAAGAGCTTACTTGATTGAAATGTCCCTCAACAACTGTAATTGAGAAGCCCTTCGAGTTAAGTACTTTCCCAAGTTGCATCAGTGGAGTTACATGACCTTGTGCTGGAATTGGAACTAACACTATCCTTCTCTTtgcttccattttcttctccattgcttaatctctctctctttctctcctttcaTCTCGAAACATCTCTTATTAACAGAcccaaaattattatttaaatcccatttctttgttttatgtgACATTTGGTAGTAGGAAGAAAGTGACAGTAACTTCAATAAAAACGTGTTTCTTGTAgctggtttgtttttttatctcacATATATAAGAGTTGGGATTATACTTGTAGTCTccaaatataacaaatttctTCAAAAGTGGTTTTCCAATCTTGGTTATTGCATCAAAGTCCAAAGAGTTGGTATTGACTTACTATAGATTTCCTTCAAAAGTTGCAACACGTATGATTCTCCATCTTGGTGAAATTATTGCATCAAAGGGTTGGTATACGATTTAAGAATCATAGTTTTATGTACAACGTAGTATCGTTCATTTTCGCTTGCTAATGAGAAATATATATGGTCGAGAAGAAAGTGACATTAACTCAAATAACACTCAAAGAAAAActtgtttctctgtttgttttgtattggCTCACATAAGAGTTGGTAAT from Arabidopsis thaliana chromosome 3, partial sequence includes these protein-coding regions:
- a CDS encoding UDP-Glycosyltransferase superfamily protein (UDP-Glycosyltransferase superfamily protein; FUNCTIONS IN: UDP-glycosyltransferase activity, transferase activity, transferring glycosyl groups; INVOLVED IN: metabolic process; LOCATED IN: cellular_component unknown; CONTAINS InterPro DOMAIN/s: UDP-glucuronosyl/UDP-glucosyltransferase (InterPro:IPR002213); BEST Arabidopsis thaliana protein match is: UDP-Glycosyltransferase superfamily protein (TAIR:AT3G46680.1); Has 6790 Blast hits to 6740 proteins in 418 species: Archae - 0; Bacteria - 365; Metazoa - 1293; Fungi - 26; Plants - 5055; Viruses - 16; Other Eukaryotes - 35 (source: NCBI BLink).), which gives rise to MEKKMEAKRRIVLVPIPAQGHVTPLMQLGKVLNSKGFSITVVEGHFNQVSSSSQHFPGFQFVTIKESLPESEFEKLGGIESMITLNKTSEASFKDCISQLLLQQGNDIACIIYDEYMYFCGAAAKEFSIPSVIFSTQSAANYVSHPDMQDKVVENLYPLRYKDLPTSGMGPLDRFFELCREVANKRTASAVIINTVSCLESSSLSWLEQKVGISVYPLGPLHMTDSSPSSLLEEDRSCIEWLNKQKPKSVIYISIGTLGQMETKEVLEMSWGLCNSNQPFLWVIRAGSILGTNGIESLPEDVNKMVSERGYIVKRAPQIEVLGHPAVGGFWSHCGWNSILESIGEGVPMICKPFHGEQKLNAMYLECVWKIGIQVEGDLERGAVERAVKRLTVFEEGEEMRKRAVTLKEELRASVRGGGSLHNSLKEFEHFMMTL